The Trichoderma asperellum chromosome 6, complete sequence region TAGCAGAAAGGAGACAAGCCGTAAAGGAGTGAACGAGCTGTCAACCAAAAAGGTGTTTGTTGGCGAATCCAATAGAAAAAGAGTGTGTCGGCCGTGTTCCAAAAGGCGCCACTCAGTAGCGAGATGGAGTCACGGACGGTCGGAagaaagggcaaaaaaaaatcgattGTGTTACACCCCGAAGTTGAATAGCATCCTGTGCATACAACAATGAAGGTGAGAAAGGAAGTGAAGGTTGAAGGGACGAAGAACCAGTTGAACGTCGAGGGTGAACAGAAGCGACAAGTGGTGCAGGGGTCCCAGAAATCACCCGTCGCTGTGTACAGGCAACCTTTTGTGGCTCGCTGTACTCCGCAGCGGCAGCCAACAATTGCTTCCAGAAGGGCCACTCGGCTTCGGGTTAATTGAACTAAATGAATCGGTCCAAAAATTGCGACTGTTTCCTTGCGAGATTCGTTTCGTCTCGGGGGGTGCTAACGGGCGGTTTTCGGTGGACCCGTGGATATTGAATAGTGTGGGAGATGGAGACCCAGCCAAGGACCAGGAAGTcgcaaaagtaaaaaaaaaaaaaaaaagcagtaaaatGGAGAGGCGACCCAGGCCGCTATTCTTCTTGGTATGtgtgttttctcttttggtGTGTTTGTTTATGCAGTTTCGTTTCACTCGGGCGATCAGACGCTGGTATGCGCGTAGCGGTTTACGGCAATAGCAGCGGGCACGATAGTTGAAACGCCAGAGTCGCAGTAGTCGAGCCGATCCCGCGCCAGGGGTGTGATAGCGAGTGAAGATAGAAACAAATATGCTGCAAGCAGCACCTCTCAGCGTTTCGTAGAGATGGTCGATGACGGCGACAGCCGCAAGGGTTGTGGAAATGGTGCAAAGATCAAAGATCACAGGCCTCTCTGAGGAATGATGCGAAGGAAGGTGGTTGATTAAATTGCTTTTTGCTCCTCCAGAGCAGGAAAAACGACGAGCGAGTGCAGGTGAATCAGATGAAACTCAGACAAGAATGAATGGACGGGGGCGAGCCAACCACGCTGGacgaaaaagacaaaagacgatgatgaaaaCAAGAGTTGAGCGAGGGGCACAGGGAGAGTAAATGATGGTTCGCCCTGAAATGCCCACATTCCCCCTGATGGCCTCGAGATGGCATGTCCAGAGTCTGTACAGCGATCAGTGGCTGCTGGACGTTGAGGCTGCGGGCTGGTCCAGGGCGCCGGGGTGCTAAGCTGTTAGCGCCCCCCTGCCGAGCGTGGGCCTTGAACGGGTCGATGACAGCGCCCCTGCAGCCTCTAGCCCCGCCCGATGAGGGCCTACGGAGGGGTTCCTCGGGCTAGCTACCAGTGGCTGGCGGCCACTAAAAACGCCAGCTGGCTTTGTTTCATGGCGCAAGACGCAGGTACCAAGCACGGCGACGACGCCACTGCGAGCGATGAATCTACCACGTACACGCATGTGCTGTAGGAATTGTGGAGGAGAGAGCAGTAAGATAAGAAAATGCAACAACGCCACGAGTTTGGGTTTACGCTTAATTCTGACGATCTTTCTCCCTCTGGGCTCTTCTCTCGCCAGAACACGCCATCGCACGATCAATGTTGACTCGGCAGATTATCGTTTTGTTTCACAGGCACTTGGTACCTACTAATCTTAGTATCTAGTAGTATCTGGCGGTTGCAAGCACGTGCCCGACGCTTCTCTTATCTGGAGTCTAGGCCAGGCTCTCCATCACGGAGCAGACAAATGCCTGGCTGCATcattttctccctcttctagCCTCGGGCAGTTACTTGGCCTGGCGACTGATGATAGGCCCTCACGCTCTCGACTCGAACTGCAGACTGCTCGGGGCTGCTCGGGAGCGCTATGCAGGGATTCGCCAAACTCAGAGAAGCGCTGCATGCCCAAGCAACCACCAACAAGGAAAAGCTCCATCTGAACGCCTTTCCGGGCGCCGTGGTTGGCTGCAACGCTACATTTCAGATGCTGGGGCTTGGCGACCAGATGCGCCATTTGACTGGCCCATCGTGGTTCTGAAACAAGCCACCCGGCGGGCCCTGCATGCCATAGCAGAGCCTGGTTCAGGGGGCCTACCTggcttttgtttctctcgaCGTTCTACGGAGTACCAGTGCTATTATTGAACACAGAGGATACAGAAACACGAGGGAGTGGCAAACGTAAGGCTCTGCCGGCCACTGACTGACTCTCCATTCCGACCAGCTGCAACTCGAGAGGCTGGGGGCGAGCAGCCAGTCAAAGGCTCCAGCCCACAGCTTGACATTTGGATCTGCGGAGCGCCATTGCCGCCAAGGCACTTTTCGCCTCAAAAATATCTACTCCAGGATGCCAAGAGAGAACAGGAAACAGGCGCTACACCGGCTGCCGAGATGGTGCTACTGTTGTTCCCCATAAATGTAATCTCCTCCCACCGCACAATACTGCTTCCAACAACACAAAAAGGCATGAGCAGATGCGCACATGGCATGACACACGAGGCCTAAGGAGACATTTCTGCTCTAAAACGTCGTCATGTTACCCCTTCTTCATTTTTGGCCTGAACCTGAAAGGCAGCTACATAAAATCCATCATCTATCCAGGCCGGCCTGCCCAATTACTGGGGATggatattaaagatatattgCAAAAGATTACTTCTAAGATTGCACACGCGCAATCTCCCCACTCGGGCATGCCTTGCCAATACTGGGCCGGAATTTCAATACAATAATGGAATAGCAGGAGGGGAAGGTGTAAGAAAACGTGGGCGAGCCGAATAAGCAAGATGCTAGtggggaagagaaggaaaaaaatattcCATCTCATCGGGACCGGGCGCGTTTAGCTGTCACAGAAAGATGAAGCCAAGGCCATCTTCGTCTGCTGGCAGGGCCAGAACCTGCTCAACCGCCCCACGGCTCCTTCGGCGAACAACCCGATGAAGCGACAATGGCCGTCATAAGCGTCCTAGCTTAATCGCCAATAAAGTAATCATTATCGTAGTAGTTTCTTCTAAATCAGCAGTGGCTTGACAATCAGGCTACATGTTGTGATGACTGTCTCACTTTGGATGCCAGAATAGAATACTTCCAATCGAGTCGGCAATCTTGCTTGCTTGACTCCGCAGTCACGATGATCTGAAACAGTGCAGAAATTGTTTGAGGTCAATCTGTAGTGAACAGATGCTGGTGTCCGTATCGAACGATGCTAACATCACATCTTTTTAGCCCTTTGTGGTGTAATCAATTTCATTGTAAGTTGCTATTGTTAGTTTGAACAGCTGACAGTAATCAACCAAAAGTGAACTACACGCAGACTTCTTACAAATTGGCTTATATAAGCTTCAAATCATGTGACCCAAAATTTTGCTGATATGCACCAGCCACATGGTTTGCGCCATCAGCCACACATGCTCCTCAGGCAGAAAACTTTCCGGGCCGGCCGCCGTTCACAGTGACGCCAGCCGAATACGCCCGGAATTTTCCAAGAGTGGTATCACGAGCTCGCCCGTCCAATATTTGTCGCATCGCCATTGAGCTCGCCACCATGGGTGCCCAAGAATCCAAGCCCCAAGGTCATTCATGGAAGGTGTATGTAATTCCACTGATTCCACTAATATGAAAAAATCCACCTCCCTGCGGCCGCATTGGTTGGCTAACGAGGTAAAATTTTATATCAAAACAGCTCAGGACCTCCAAGTGTCTCTCTACCGGTCCTGGAGACGCTCCAAACCAGCCCTGAAGTACGCCCCCGACTCGATATTCCGTATTCACTGTTGCCCATAAAAAACTAACATGGCGGTTAACCCCCCCAGACCGATGCCTCTCGCAGCAGGCTAGTTGAGCAGCACATCCAGGCCCGCGTTGCCGAAGAGCTTAAGAAGCTGCATCAGAAAGAAGCCGAGGCCCTTAAACTTGCGCACGACAAACTTGCCGATCTCGCATCTTCGGACGCCGAAGAGAAGGGCCCCTCGCGCTATACAGTCGGCAAGGAGATCGAAGCGCTAAGCAGCAAACTCGAGCAGCGAAAGAAAGTGCGAGAACTGCCCGAGAGCGTGGAAACGGCACGAAACAACGTCATTCGATGCTTGAGAGAGAATGACAGGAAACCGCTAGTCTGCTACGACGAGGTTGAGGCGTTCAAGGCGGAggtgaagaagctggagaaggagtgGATCAACAGGGTGACCgcataaacttattattaaaacGCGATGGCAGGGATGACTAGAGACAAttgaggaaagaaaaggagaggaaagagaaaaatggaaaagaCGGGCATATAGACTTATGATGACCGTCAGTGGTTAAAGCACTGGCCGAACTTGGGAGCGAACGGGCTGGGAACAGAGGcgtatatatgtgtatactATGGCAAAACTGGCAGCGGTAAAAGCTGCATGCATGGGAGTTGCAATGTATGaccaagaaacaaaaaagaaaattttattCTATTCAAAAGAAGGATCCATTTGCAAATCCACGTCTATATCTTGCGATGTtgattccttcttctcagcttGAAGCGCTGCTTTCCTTTTCAGCCCTTCTGCTCGCAGCCTCTCGCGCCTAGCCGCAGCATCTTCCCACTCCTTGCCTTCAGGATTCAATCTTTTCGGTACGTTTGCTGGCTTTGGTTCCAGTATGGCCTCTTTCAACGCTGATCGAAATCTCTCTATCCGCTTTGTGTTTTCTACGAAGCGCTCGTTTGAGATTTGCAAGAGCATCTTGAGATACTCCGGAGGGACTATCCGTCGACGCTGTCCTTGTGCATCTTCGTAACCAATGAGTGATTCGAGGCTTAGGCCCATGGAGCGGATGGCAACCATGGGTGTGGTCTGCTCGCTAGATGGAGATGTGATGTTGATGGCGCCAGATTCTCGGAATCCTGCTTGTAAGGCGCATCTTATTAGAAGCTGGGCATGGCCAAGCGAAGCAGTAAGAACATGAAGAATCTTTTTAAAACAGTTAGCAATCAGTCAATGTTATCAAACAATATCTTTttcagcgaagaagaagctgctcacCATGGGCTCAAACTTGAAGTGTATCAGTCTCCTCTCATCACTGGCATCATGATATATCTCGAGCACATCCGCTGCATCTGGCAATCCCAGTTCCTTCATCCAATCCAAATATCCTACACCTCCATCGGCCTTGGGATCATGAGAGACGTACAGCCATGTGCCTCCCGCTCCCTTGCCGCCTACTCTGGCAACTTGCTCACTCTCACCATTCTCCCCGTCCCCAGTTTTGGATTTGCGACCTTCAAGAAAAACACTGGCGCGGCCCGCACAGCTACTTGTCGTTACATATCCTTCAGCAGTGTTGATTTCGTCAATGAGATACCGAATTCCTTCATCAACGGAACCTTTGGGTGATGCATCAGAGTAGTCTGCATCAGGGATagccagctgctgaagaatttttgcctttttctcgCGAAATGGAGCAGAAGGCGCACCAAGGCTCTGCATTATGAATAGATTAATTGAGAGAAAATGGAACGAAATTTAAtggaaaaataaataaataaataaataatagaaataaaaaatgaacCTCTATTATATGCCTGCTTTACCCCGAGCGTGAAAAGACTGTATATCGCATAGAATATTGAACTGTATATACATTCTCCATATTACCCTggagagagcaagaaaaaaatgctGATAGTGCTCTATCAGCAGTTGGCTGCTAGCCTCGTGGATCGCTGTCAGACGCTTATCTACGGGGCGCCGCGTGGGGCACCGCGTGGCTCAAAAGACCTGTTGCTGACTTCAGCGACGGTTTCCTTCAACTTCAGTCACAGTGGCAACAGGTTTATCAATGAATTACTTTATTTGCTCCCGCTGTCTACAGCTATATACGGGCATGTGATGCCGCCTTTTGTCAGCAAAACCTGCTCAGTCGGGGAATTCTCGGGATAAGGTCGTCCAAAGCGCAAAAACAGATAAAATCAAGCCAAACGCCTCTTCCATGATGTGTATCTAGGAGGTAAAATGCCTCCGTCAAAAATGCTGGCCCCTCGATGCAACTCCTTTTAAACACTCCGAtcgccaaaagaaaagaaaagaaaaagaaaaaccagtAAAGGTCGTCATGTCATAACATATTATATCCTGAGCGTGCCTTGCCGTAGAGCAGCACGACACGCTGGACTCAAGTCTCATGAGATAGGGGCAGCAGTCTTGCTCTCCATTTGAGTGGCAATCTCAGAATACTTGGACTTCCTGTTATGGATGCCGCACTCCGTCTTGCTCTGGCCCTTCCATCGACCGGCGCGCTCATCTTCTCCCTCGCCGACGGGGACGGTTGAGTGCCAGTCACCGACTGACTTGTAGCCTTGGTCAAGAAGAGCGTTGTAAGGGACGTTGTTCTCCTTGATGTACTGGTTGACCTGGGAAAAGGTCCAAGTGGCCATGGGGTTGATCTTGACAATGTTTCTCTCCTCGTCGATCTCGATGATGGGAATAGAGCCACGAGCAGCACCCTGAGATCGTCGACGGCCGTTAAGCACGGCAGCAACCTTGAGCTCGTCATATGCTCGCTGAAGAGGCTCGACCTTGACAATGAAGTCATACATGTCGCCGGCATTGTGATAAAACTTTTCTCCGTAAGTCTCCTCAAGCTGCTCAGCACTCTCCATGCCGTCGGGCTTGAAGATGTGGATGGGAACGTTGGGATATTTTTCTCTAACACGATCGACCAGATCATATGTTTCCTTGAAGTGGTATAGAGTATCAAGGAAGATGAGGTCAACAGTCCGGGACTCCGGGTTCTCCTGCTGGATCTTCGACAGCATGTCCATGGTGGCGAGACCTGTCAGGCCAAAAGCCGTCGACTGGTACAGGTTGGGGAACATGATCTTGCAGAACCGAAGGATGTCCATGGGGTGCATAGACTCCATCTGGTCGTTGAGGTATTCAATGTGAGACTTGCTGAGGGAAATAACAGGCTTCTCTGTTCGTGGTGACGGAGAGTAATCGGACTGGCCGGATGCATAACCAGACTCGATGTCGTTGGGGTCAATCTTCTCGTGGGTGTATGAAGGCTGAGCCGCCGCTTGCTCCATGATGACAGACATGATGGCAAGAGAGTGTTGTGTTGGTTGTGTGGAAGTTGAGGCCGCTCTTGAATTGGGCTACAGACGAAGGAACTGGGTGGGTTTGCTTGACGACCAGATTGTATTCAGAGGAAACAATGCAACGCAGAGATGCAAGTGGCTGATACTTTTCAGGACTAGGTTCTCAATGAGAAGAGTGTGCGTCACTGAGCCGAGAGGGATGCGGTTTGAAGAGACTATGGgagcagagaaagaaagaaggcttttttattattactgaGAAACCTGGGGGAGCACTCTTTTGATATGAAAGGAGGGATTCCGGGGGAATCTGTGGCCTTTCTTTACCAAGCCCGCCCTGACTAATTCTCCTCCCGGGCGAAAAAACCAATGATGGCAAACAGAGCAGGCCCCCGTTCAGTCTACCAGGCCAGTCCCCTCGGACCATCGCTCACAGAAACAGCAGAAAACGAGCCAAATTGCATTGAGCACGCGCCTTAGAAGCTCCTTAGGCGTCTGGCGTTGAGTCTAGGAGCGATCACGACATCGACGCCAAAGCTTCCGCGATGTCGAGCTAAGGCTTCTGATTGGCTGAGAGCGGGGACCCCAGGCAAAAGATTTCAGTATCATGGACAAGGAATTTCACACAATTGCTCAGCATTAATTCGAGTATCTTCTACTTGTGCAGGCTCCATTATTGCAAATACTGGGGCTGCGAAGGGTTTTCCGGGGCTTTGTTGGCTTAGAAATGGAGTGGCTGCCGGAGATGGAATCGCAAAGGAAGGAGGGAATGATCTCATCCAATATGACGAAAGCATCTGGAAGAATCGTCAATGTTCGTCATGGAAGCGTCCATGGGAACACCAAAAAAGCCTGGAAATCGGGAGATATAAGAGGTGCCAGAGAGATGGGTCCAACAGGGACAGTTTTGGCCAACTTTTGCTGAAAATTTGATGCCATCTCAGTGGGCAAGCGGCTTATTTTGTGCGCCTTCGGGCTGTCGGCGGCTCTGAGGAAGTCGGATGCCGACGGCCGTTGGATGATAAGATTTGCACTTTAATCCGATTTTATGGGTCTTGTGTGGATCGTCGCGAGGGCCCGAGTCGGCTCGTCGCTCGACGGGTTCATTGGAGAGCTGAATATTGGCTGAATTGGGAAGGATGTTTTTACTGCCTGGGCTAGCGAATGTATGCGTCAGCTCGCGAGACGAgttgctttattaataactgcggAAGAGCTATTGATTACGCACATTTCCGCAAGTGTGAGGGGCATGCCTGCTCTCTATGCGCTCTTTACAAAGTCCTAGCTAGTCAATCCTGTATTCCTGTGACGCAGGAAGA contains the following coding sequences:
- a CDS encoding uncharacterized protein (BUSCO:EOG092D40E2), producing the protein MGAQESKPQGHSWKVSGPPSVSLPVLETLQTSPETDASRSRLVEQHIQARVAEELKKLHQKEAEALKLAHDKLADLASSDAEEKGPSRYTVGKEIEALSSKLEQRKKVRELPESVETARNNVIRCLRENDRKPLVCYDEVEAFKAEVKKLEKEWINRVTA